From a single Columba livia isolate bColLiv1 breed racing homer chromosome 15, bColLiv1.pat.W.v2, whole genome shotgun sequence genomic region:
- the LOC102097531 gene encoding cell death-inducing p53-target protein 1-like, whose amino-acid sequence MASEKGPGEITMIMYEPRRDPCTQEPSAPPFCSQDGGYEYPSPPPYSCRETVTVEQPVYMVSQPPVILAGIFSCNPTSTICPSCRQHITTRVTYRLGRLSYLLCTSLCMVGCCFGCCFIPLFIRCFKDADHYCPYCEFHIYRYKRL is encoded by the exons ATGGCTAGTGAGAAGGGACCCGGGGAAATAACTATGATTATGTATGAACCACGCCGTGACCCCTGCACTCAAGAACCCTCAGCACCACCGTTCTGCAGCCAAGATG GGGGTTATGAGTATCCTTCTCCCCCACCGTACTCCTGTCGAGAAACAGTCACCGTTGAACAACCAG TTTACATGGTGTCTCAGCCTCCAGTCATCCTAGCAGGAATATTCTCATGCAATCCGACATCCACAATATGCCCTTCCTGCCGCCAGCACATCACCACACGGGTCACCTACAGACTGGGCAGGCTGTCTTACCTGCTGTGCACCAGCTTGTGTATGGTTGG GTGCTGTTTTGGATGCTGCTTCATACCTTTGTTCATAAGGTGCTTCAAGGACGCAGACCATTACTGCCCATACTGCGAATTTCATATTTATAGATACAAAAGACTATAG